A genomic region of Friedmanniella luteola contains the following coding sequences:
- the treS gene encoding maltose alpha-D-glucosyltransferase encodes MSDNGADPDQPTAEAHAPSEVSYDEQRYPARPKRLRPRGRLRGLFSRPRTERSGKASGENALYVSWLAEQSMLADAIEFGRQFSGQGSMWQNPFANPDPRAAIEKASVWFTAYPISMITKKGTSFLGTLGDEDLWAAFEAIGIDGLHTGPVKQAGGISGWDPTPSVDGHFDRISTQIDADFGTEEEFRTMTEVAAGHLGMVIDDIVPGHTGKGADFRLAEMKVGDYPGIYHMVEIDPKDWHLLPRVRRGDSVNLDLEAEDQLTKAGYIIGRMQRVIFYEPGVKDTNWSATAPVLGPDGVERRWVYLHYFKEGQPTINWLDPSFAGMRMVIGDALHSLGDLGSGALRLDANGFLGVEKSPEDSPAWSEGHPLSEAANQLIASMVRKVGGFTFQELNLTIDDIKSSAERGADLSYDFVNRPAYVHALATGDTEFVRLTLKLSVEHGVEPASLVHALQNHDEMTYELVHFATLHAEDLYPFRGTQIRGADLAVTIRQDMLDHLTGEAGPYNATFTQNGIASTTASLIAATLGLTSLDDLSPEQVEQIRQAHLLLAMFNALQPGVFALSGWDLCGMLTLDRKQVGWLLAEGDTRWIHRSAYDLMDYRPEATESLSRLPRGTSLYGSLPAQLADPHSFACRLRDLLAVRKRYGIATAVQLDVPQVSNKAMLVMVHQLSDAEQVTVLNFSGAEISGSVLSEHLVPGSGLVDMFTDELVGEVDDLHSFSVTLGPYEGRSLLVLCPGDHPVSGHRADRPSVRTPG; translated from the coding sequence ATGAGCGACAACGGCGCTGACCCCGATCAGCCCACCGCGGAGGCGCACGCCCCCAGCGAGGTCAGCTACGACGAGCAGCGCTACCCGGCGCGGCCGAAGCGGCTGCGGCCACGCGGCCGGCTGCGCGGGCTGTTCTCGCGACCCCGCACCGAGCGCAGCGGCAAGGCCAGCGGCGAGAACGCCCTCTACGTCAGCTGGCTGGCGGAGCAGTCGATGCTGGCCGACGCCATCGAGTTCGGCCGGCAGTTCTCCGGCCAGGGCAGCATGTGGCAGAACCCGTTCGCCAACCCCGACCCGCGCGCGGCCATCGAGAAGGCCTCCGTCTGGTTCACGGCGTACCCGATCTCGATGATCACCAAGAAGGGCACCTCCTTCCTCGGCACGCTGGGCGACGAGGACCTCTGGGCGGCGTTCGAGGCCATCGGCATCGACGGCCTGCACACCGGCCCGGTGAAGCAGGCGGGCGGCATCAGCGGCTGGGACCCGACGCCCAGCGTCGACGGCCACTTCGACCGGATCAGCACCCAGATCGACGCCGACTTCGGCACCGAGGAGGAGTTCCGGACGATGACCGAGGTCGCCGCCGGCCACCTCGGCATGGTGATCGACGACATCGTGCCCGGCCACACCGGCAAGGGCGCCGACTTCCGGCTGGCCGAGATGAAGGTCGGGGACTACCCGGGCATCTACCACATGGTCGAGATCGACCCGAAGGACTGGCACCTGCTGCCCCGCGTGCGGCGCGGCGACTCGGTCAACCTCGACCTCGAGGCCGAGGACCAGCTGACCAAGGCCGGCTACATCATCGGCCGCATGCAACGGGTCATCTTCTACGAGCCCGGCGTCAAGGACACCAACTGGAGCGCCACGGCCCCGGTCCTCGGCCCGGACGGCGTCGAGCGGCGCTGGGTCTACCTGCACTACTTCAAGGAGGGCCAGCCGACGATCAACTGGCTGGACCCGTCCTTCGCGGGCATGCGGATGGTCATCGGCGACGCGCTGCACTCCCTGGGGGACCTGGGCAGCGGCGCGCTGCGGCTGGACGCCAACGGCTTCCTCGGGGTCGAGAAGAGCCCGGAGGACAGCCCGGCCTGGTCCGAGGGCCACCCGCTGTCCGAGGCGGCCAACCAGCTCATCGCCAGCATGGTCCGCAAGGTGGGCGGCTTCACCTTCCAGGAGCTGAACCTCACCATCGACGACATCAAGAGCTCGGCCGAGCGGGGCGCCGACCTGTCCTACGACTTCGTCAACCGGCCCGCCTACGTGCACGCGCTGGCCACCGGGGACACCGAGTTCGTGCGGCTCACGCTCAAGCTGTCCGTGGAGCACGGCGTGGAGCCGGCGTCGCTGGTCCACGCGCTGCAGAACCACGACGAGATGACCTACGAGCTGGTCCACTTCGCCACCCTGCACGCCGAGGACCTGTACCCCTTCCGGGGCACCCAGATCCGCGGCGCGGACCTGGCGGTGACCATCCGGCAGGACATGCTGGACCACCTGACCGGCGAGGCGGGGCCGTACAACGCGACCTTCACCCAGAACGGCATCGCGTCGACGACGGCCAGCCTCATCGCCGCCACCCTCGGTCTCACCAGCCTCGACGACCTCAGCCCGGAGCAGGTCGAGCAGATCAGGCAGGCGCACCTGCTGCTGGCCATGTTCAACGCGCTGCAGCCCGGCGTCTTCGCGCTCTCCGGCTGGGACCTGTGCGGCATGCTGACCCTGGACCGCAAGCAGGTGGGCTGGCTGCTCGCCGAGGGTGACACCCGCTGGATCCACCGCTCGGCCTACGACCTGATGGACTACCGGCCCGAGGCGACCGAGTCGCTCTCCCGGCTGCCGCGCGGCACCAGCCTCTACGGCAGCCTGCCCGCCCAGCTGGCCGACCCGCACTCCTTCGCCTGCCGGCTCCGCGACCTGCTGGCGGTCCGCAAGCGCTACGGCATCGCCACCGCCGTCCAGCTCGACGTGCCGCAGGTGTCCAACAAGGCCATGCTCGTGATGGTGCACCAGCTGAGCGACGCCGAGCAGGTGACGGTGCTGAACTTCTCCGGGGCGGAGATCTCCGGCAGCGTGCTGTCGGAGCACCTGGTGCCCGGCAGTGGCCTGGTGGACATGTTCACCGACGAGCTGGTGGGCGAGGTCGACGACCTGCACTCCTTCTCGGTCACCCTCGGCCCGTACGAGGGCCGCTCGCTGCTGGTGCTCTGCCCGGGCGACCACCCGGTCTCCGGGCACCGCGCCGACCGGCCCAGCGTCCGCACCCCGGGCTGA
- a CDS encoding class I SAM-dependent methyltransferase, whose protein sequence is MTDYHFYTDLAPYWPLVSAPEEYAEEAAFAAALLRTAEPPASGAPGEDDPSGGPRPRQTVLELGSGGGNNAAHLKHAFTMTLVDLSPQMLAVSERLNPECEHLQGDMRTLRLGRTFDAVFVHDAVEYMTGEDDLRQAVATVFAHCRPGGVAVLVPDHIAENYEPGTDHGGTDADDGRGLRYLAWSHPAEPGATTATTDYAFLVRAADGSVSVAHDTHVLGLFPRETWLRVLTEAGFRARSVAEVTQDDRLPREFFVGSRPAEGEPG, encoded by the coding sequence GTGACCGACTACCACTTCTACACCGACCTCGCGCCCTACTGGCCGCTGGTCTCCGCGCCCGAGGAGTACGCCGAGGAGGCGGCCTTCGCCGCGGCGCTGCTGAGGACGGCGGAGCCGCCGGCGTCGGGCGCGCCCGGGGAGGACGACCCCTCCGGAGGGCCGCGACCGCGCCAGACGGTGCTGGAGCTGGGCAGCGGCGGCGGCAACAACGCTGCTCACCTCAAGCACGCCTTCACCATGACGCTGGTGGACCTGTCCCCGCAGATGCTGGCCGTCTCGGAGCGGCTGAACCCCGAGTGCGAGCACCTGCAGGGCGACATGCGGACGCTGCGGCTGGGGCGCACCTTCGACGCCGTCTTCGTGCACGACGCCGTCGAGTACATGACGGGGGAGGACGACCTGCGGCAGGCGGTGGCGACCGTCTTCGCCCACTGCCGCCCGGGCGGCGTCGCGGTCCTGGTGCCCGACCACATCGCCGAGAACTACGAGCCCGGCACCGACCACGGCGGCACGGACGCCGACGACGGCCGCGGGCTCCGCTACCTCGCCTGGTCGCACCCGGCGGAACCGGGCGCCACCACCGCGACCACCGACTACGCGTTCCTGGTCCGGGCCGCCGACGGCTCCGTCTCCGTCGCCCACGACACGCACGTGCTGGGGCTGTTCCCGCGCGAGACCTGGCTGCGGGTGCTGACCGAGGCCGGGTTCCGGGCCCGCTCGGTGGCCGAGGTGACCCAGGACGACCGGCTGCCGCGGGAGTTCTTCGTCGGTTCCCGGCCCGCGGAGGGCGAGCCCGGCTGA
- a CDS encoding mycothiol transferase: protein MSGTEALRDLLVDSFTRVHELVEGLTGSLADDVLRYRPDPQANTVAWLLWHLTRVEDDHVAELAGVEQVWTAWRGRFALPFEDDATGYGQRPEEVGQVRVDAALLAGYHAEVHALALRYVRGVDPDELARVVDASWDPPVTASARLVSVLGDCLQHLGQAAYVAGLAQRAGLR from the coding sequence ATGAGCGGAACTGAGGCGCTGCGGGACCTGCTGGTCGACTCCTTCACCCGGGTGCACGAGCTGGTCGAGGGGCTGACGGGCTCCCTCGCCGACGACGTCCTGCGCTACCGGCCCGACCCCCAGGCCAACACCGTCGCGTGGCTGCTGTGGCACCTCACCCGGGTGGAGGACGACCACGTCGCCGAGCTGGCCGGGGTCGAGCAGGTCTGGACCGCCTGGCGCGGCCGCTTCGCGCTGCCCTTCGAGGACGACGCGACCGGGTACGGCCAGCGGCCCGAGGAGGTGGGGCAGGTCCGGGTCGACGCCGCCCTGCTCGCCGGGTACCACGCCGAGGTGCACGCGCTGGCGCTGCGCTACGTGCGCGGCGTCGACCCCGACGAGCTGGCGCGGGTGGTCGACGCGTCCTGGGACCCGCCCGTGACGGCGTCCGCACGGCTGGTGAGCGTCCTCGGGGACTGCCTGCAGCACCTCGGCCAGGCGGCCTACGTCGCCGGGCTGGCGCAGCGCGCGGGCCTGCGGTGA
- a CDS encoding pentapeptide repeat-containing protein — protein sequence MAPGRGPRPPEAVRFTLPSLSDVGAADLSGTQHHELVRLADLDLTGTDLRRTTFAECSLERLRLDAADLRGVHLVECRLSQLDAATCTLPRSSWRDVTVDASRLGAVESYESTWRSVLVTDSKLGYLNARGSSWTDVTFRGCTVDELDVTNARLTRVRLDDCRVRSLRLADATLVDVDLRTVRLEELEGLAGLSGAWVSEQQLTELAPLLADHLGIRIG from the coding sequence GTGGCGCCCGGCCGAGGACCGCGACCGCCCGAGGCGGTGCGGTTCACCCTGCCGTCGCTGAGCGACGTGGGCGCCGCCGACCTCAGCGGGACCCAGCACCACGAGCTGGTCCGGCTCGCCGACCTCGACCTGACCGGCACCGACCTGCGGCGGACGACCTTCGCCGAGTGCTCGCTGGAGCGGCTGCGGCTGGACGCGGCGGACCTCCGCGGTGTGCACCTGGTGGAGTGCCGGCTCAGCCAGCTCGACGCCGCCACGTGCACCCTGCCCCGGAGCAGCTGGCGCGACGTCACCGTGGACGCCTCGCGGCTGGGTGCGGTCGAGTCCTACGAGTCCACCTGGCGCTCGGTGCTGGTCACCGACAGCAAGCTGGGCTACCTCAACGCCCGCGGCAGCAGCTGGACCGACGTCACGTTCCGGGGCTGCACGGTGGACGAGCTGGACGTGACGAACGCCCGGCTGACCCGCGTCCGGCTGGACGACTGCCGGGTGCGGAGCCTGCGGCTGGCCGACGCCACCCTGGTCGACGTCGACCTCCGCACCGTGCGGCTGGAGGAGCTCGAGGGTCTCGCCGGCCTCTCCGGCGCCTGGGTCAGCGAGCAGCAGCTGACGGAGCTAGCCCCGCTGCTCGCCGACCACCTGGGCATCCGCATCGGCTAG
- a CDS encoding acyl-CoA dehydrogenase produces the protein MSHYRSNLRDIEFNLFEVLGRGDVLGTGIYADLDVDTVRALLAEIDHLARTVLADSFAEGDRNPPVFDPVSHTVTLPEAFKASYRALMDSGFWQLEIPSELGGQDTPPSVQWAVNELTVGANPAAFLYAAGPKFATVLWHNGTERDRRIAQIMVERQWGATMALTEPEAGSDVGAGRTRALPQPDGTWHLEGVKRFITSAEHDLTENIVHLVLARPAGVPGHGGPGTKGLSLFVVPKHHFDLQTGALTGERNGVVVTGVEHKMGIRASTTCELSFGVDGAPAVGYLLGEVHDGIKQMFQVIEHARMMVGTKAIATLSTGYLNALDHAKTRVQGPDLTQVTDKTAPRVPITHHPDVRRSLMTQKAHAEGLRALVLFTASLQDRNEAARSSGAADDVASRLNELLLPVVKGYGSERSWVLLGTEALQTLGGSGFLTDHPLEQYVRDAKIDTLYEGTTAIQGQDLFFRKIVRDRGRALGELSALATAFVESGSGDAGSGAAGDGQLKVERGLLARALEDLGAMVAAMVGDLYASSAEHGGDPQNIYKVGLNTTRLLMALGDVTCAWLLLRGAEVALRALNEAQRPAEQAFYEGKVASARWFARTVLPRLSAELAVVESTDLAVMDLAEESF, from the coding sequence ATGAGCCACTACCGGTCCAACCTCCGCGACATCGAGTTCAACCTCTTCGAGGTGCTGGGCCGGGGCGACGTGCTCGGCACGGGGATCTACGCCGACCTGGACGTCGACACGGTGCGGGCCCTGCTCGCCGAGATCGACCACCTCGCCCGGACCGTGCTGGCCGACTCCTTCGCCGAGGGCGACCGCAACCCGCCCGTGTTCGACCCGGTCAGCCACACCGTCACCCTGCCGGAGGCGTTCAAGGCCTCCTACCGGGCGTTGATGGACTCCGGCTTCTGGCAGCTCGAGATCCCCTCGGAGCTGGGCGGCCAGGACACCCCGCCGTCGGTCCAGTGGGCCGTCAACGAGCTCACCGTGGGTGCCAACCCGGCCGCCTTCCTCTACGCGGCCGGCCCGAAGTTCGCGACAGTGCTGTGGCACAACGGCACCGAGCGCGACCGCCGGATCGCCCAGATCATGGTCGAGCGCCAGTGGGGCGCGACCATGGCGCTGACGGAGCCCGAGGCCGGGTCCGACGTCGGCGCCGGCCGCACCCGCGCGCTCCCGCAGCCCGACGGCACCTGGCACCTCGAGGGCGTCAAGCGGTTCATCACCTCCGCCGAGCACGACCTGACCGAGAACATCGTGCACCTGGTCCTGGCGCGGCCCGCCGGCGTCCCGGGCCACGGCGGACCGGGGACCAAGGGGCTGTCGCTGTTCGTGGTGCCCAAGCACCACTTCGACCTGCAGACCGGCGCGCTGACCGGCGAGCGCAACGGCGTCGTCGTCACCGGCGTCGAGCACAAGATGGGCATCCGGGCCTCGACCACCTGCGAGCTGAGCTTCGGCGTCGACGGCGCCCCGGCCGTCGGCTACCTGCTGGGTGAGGTGCACGACGGCATCAAGCAGATGTTCCAGGTGATCGAGCACGCGCGGATGATGGTGGGCACCAAGGCGATCGCCACCCTCTCGACCGGCTACCTCAACGCCCTCGACCACGCGAAGACCCGCGTCCAGGGCCCCGACCTGACGCAGGTCACGGACAAGACCGCGCCCCGGGTCCCGATCACCCACCACCCCGACGTCCGCCGCTCGCTGATGACGCAGAAGGCGCACGCCGAGGGGCTGCGCGCCCTGGTGCTGTTCACCGCCAGCCTGCAGGACCGCAACGAGGCCGCGCGCAGCAGCGGGGCGGCCGACGACGTCGCCTCCCGCCTCAACGAGCTGCTGCTGCCGGTGGTCAAGGGCTACGGCTCCGAGCGGTCCTGGGTGCTGCTGGGCACGGAGGCGCTGCAGACGCTGGGCGGTTCGGGCTTCCTCACCGACCACCCGCTGGAGCAGTACGTCCGCGACGCGAAGATCGACACCCTCTACGAGGGCACCACGGCGATCCAGGGCCAGGACCTGTTCTTCCGCAAGATCGTCCGCGACCGCGGTCGCGCGCTGGGCGAGCTGTCCGCGCTGGCCACCGCCTTCGTCGAGTCCGGATCCGGCGACGCCGGGTCGGGCGCCGCCGGCGACGGCCAGCTCAAGGTCGAGCGCGGCCTGCTGGCCCGGGCGCTGGAGGACCTCGGCGCGATGGTCGCGGCGATGGTCGGCGACCTGTACGCGTCCTCCGCCGAGCACGGCGGTGACCCGCAGAACATCTACAAGGTGGGGCTCAACACGACCCGGCTGCTGATGGCGCTGGGAGACGTCACCTGCGCCTGGTTGCTGCTGCGCGGCGCGGAGGTGGCCCTGCGGGCGCTCAACGAGGCGCAGCGGCCGGCCGAGCAGGCGTTCTACGAGGGCAAGGTCGCCTCCGCCCGCTGGTTCGCCCGGACCGTGCTGCCCCGGCTCAGCGCGGAGCTCGCCGTCGTCGAGTCGACCGACCTCGCCGTGATGGACCTCGCCGAGGAGTCCTTCTGA
- a CDS encoding acyltransferase family protein, producing MTGASGTDAAARPRLRSLDGLRGAAALLVLVHHALLLFPALAGVYYAGRAAEVLPPFADALAYSPLHLVWAGTESVYLFFVLSGLVLTLPVLGRPGFDWVAYYPRRVVRLYGPVIAAVALGALTIALVPRSNADALGPWVVRRPNVYTGQAFVDDLTLVGGTSGRISPLWSLQWEVLFSLLLPLYVLLLVPARRLDGLRAVALLVLCAVGSWTSVEALFYLPMFAVGVLTAVRWATLQDRAQRWSAGRWWFWPLVLVLATLLSTARWNATGLGADPPLARQLAFLAVPGVWLLVVAAAFCPFVRALCELRPLQWAGRISFSLYLVHEPIVLAARFLTAAASPWVAIALAVPVAVVVAVLFERHVESRFHRLAQRVGRAVHARGRVRQPV from the coding sequence GTGACGGGGGCGAGCGGGACGGACGCCGCCGCGCGCCCGCGGCTGCGCAGCCTGGACGGTCTGCGCGGGGCCGCTGCCCTCCTGGTGCTGGTGCACCACGCGCTGCTGCTGTTCCCCGCGCTCGCCGGGGTCTACTACGCCGGACGCGCGGCCGAGGTGCTGCCGCCGTTCGCCGACGCCCTCGCCTACTCACCCCTCCACCTCGTCTGGGCGGGCACGGAGTCGGTGTACCTGTTCTTCGTGCTCAGCGGCCTGGTGCTGACGCTGCCGGTGCTGGGCCGCCCCGGCTTCGACTGGGTGGCCTACTACCCACGCCGGGTCGTCCGGCTCTACGGGCCGGTCATCGCGGCCGTCGCCCTGGGGGCCCTGACGATCGCGCTGGTCCCCCGCTCCAACGCGGACGCGCTCGGCCCGTGGGTGGTCCGGCGGCCGAACGTCTACACCGGGCAGGCGTTCGTGGACGACCTCACCCTGGTGGGGGGCACGTCGGGCCGGATCAGCCCTCTCTGGTCGCTGCAGTGGGAGGTGCTGTTCTCCCTGCTGCTGCCCCTGTACGTGCTGCTGCTGGTCCCCGCCCGCCGGCTCGACGGGCTGCGGGCGGTCGCGCTGCTGGTGCTCTGCGCGGTGGGGTCGTGGACGTCGGTCGAGGCTCTGTTCTACCTGCCGATGTTCGCCGTCGGCGTGCTGACGGCGGTGCGCTGGGCGACCCTGCAGGACCGGGCGCAGCGCTGGTCGGCCGGGCGCTGGTGGTTCTGGCCCCTCGTGCTGGTTCTGGCCACCCTGCTGTCCACGGCCCGGTGGAACGCCACCGGGCTGGGCGCCGACCCGCCGCTGGCCCGGCAGCTGGCGTTCCTCGCTGTGCCGGGCGTCTGGCTCCTCGTGGTCGCGGCGGCGTTCTGCCCGTTCGTCCGGGCGCTCTGCGAGCTGCGCCCGCTGCAGTGGGCGGGCCGCATCTCCTTCAGCCTCTACCTGGTGCACGAGCCGATCGTGCTGGCGGCGCGCTTCCTCACCGCCGCGGCGTCGCCCTGGGTGGCGATCGCCCTCGCCGTCCCGGTGGCCGTCGTCGTCGCGGTCCTCTTCGAACGGCACGTGGAGTCCCGCTTCCACCGGCTGGCCCAGCGGGTGGGGCGGGCGGTGCACGCGCGCGGCCGGGTCCGCCAGCCGGTCTAG
- a CDS encoding spermidine synthase translates to MRARLEELDFQPTPIGEVSLRRRQDPVSGVDVFEVKLGEEYLMSSLFTVAEEELSRLALARLSGEHLDVAVGGLGLGHTAAAALEDPRVRELLVVDALAPVIDWHRRGLVPVGPTLTADPRCRFVHGDFFALSDGAGFDPEQPDRTFDAVVVDIDHSPAHLLADGSAGFYSPAGTRTLTRHLRPGGVYALWSNDPPDAAYLAVLTAVFDDVAAEVVSFPNPLQDREATNTVYLATRRG, encoded by the coding sequence ATGCGCGCCCGACTCGAGGAGCTGGACTTCCAGCCCACCCCCATCGGCGAGGTGAGCCTGCGGCGGCGCCAGGACCCGGTCTCCGGGGTCGACGTCTTCGAGGTGAAGCTGGGCGAGGAGTACCTGATGTCCAGCCTGTTCACCGTCGCCGAGGAGGAGCTCTCCCGGCTCGCCCTCGCCCGGCTGAGCGGGGAGCACCTCGACGTCGCCGTCGGCGGCCTCGGGCTGGGCCACACCGCGGCCGCCGCCCTGGAGGACCCGCGGGTGCGCGAGCTGCTGGTCGTCGACGCGCTGGCCCCGGTGATCGACTGGCACCGGCGCGGGCTGGTGCCCGTCGGACCCACCCTGACCGCCGACCCGCGCTGCCGGTTCGTGCACGGCGACTTCTTCGCCCTCAGCGACGGCGCCGGCTTCGACCCCGAGCAGCCGGACCGGACCTTCGACGCCGTGGTGGTGGACATCGACCACTCCCCCGCCCACCTGCTGGCCGACGGCAGCGCCGGCTTCTACTCCCCGGCCGGCACCCGCACCCTGACCCGCCACCTGCGGCCGGGCGGGGTCTACGCCCTGTGGTCCAACGACCCGCCCGACGCGGCCTACCTGGCGGTCCTCACCGCGGTCTTCGACGACGTCGCGGCCGAGGTGGTGTCCTTCCCCAACCCGTTGCAGGACCGCGAGGCGACCAACACCGTCTACCTCGCCACCCGGCGCGGCTGA
- a CDS encoding AAA family ATPase encodes MTTLYLMVGLPGAGKTTRAQALAAAHDALRLSPDVWMIPLYGASDPDGKRDVLEGRLVSVALQALRLGTSVVLDFGFWGRDERSSLRALAASLGATAEVVYLPVDRETQRSRVGSRWATTPGDTFAMTDAEVDDSRRVFEEPDAAELAGGPVPPAPAGSGGWATWAAARWPSLDRVG; translated from the coding sequence ATGACCACGCTGTACCTGATGGTGGGGCTGCCCGGGGCGGGCAAGACGACCCGCGCGCAGGCCCTGGCCGCCGCGCACGACGCCCTCCGGCTGAGTCCCGACGTGTGGATGATCCCGCTGTACGGGGCGTCCGACCCGGACGGCAAGCGGGACGTCCTCGAGGGCCGGCTCGTGTCGGTGGCGCTGCAGGCCCTCCGGCTGGGCACCAGCGTCGTCCTCGACTTCGGCTTCTGGGGCCGCGACGAGCGGTCGTCCCTCCGGGCGCTCGCCGCGTCCCTCGGGGCGACGGCGGAGGTCGTCTACCTGCCGGTCGACCGGGAGACGCAGCGGTCCCGCGTCGGGAGCCGCTGGGCCACGACGCCGGGGGACACCTTCGCGATGACCGACGCGGAGGTCGACGACTCCCGCCGGGTGTTCGAGGAGCCGGACGCGGCCGAGCTGGCCGGCGGACCGGTGCCGCCGGCGCCGGCGGGCAGCGGCGGCTGGGCCACCTGGGCGGCCGCGCGCTGGCCGTCGCTCGACCGGGTGGGCTGA
- a CDS encoding dihydrolipoamide acetyltransferase family protein, giving the protein MAIREFRLPDPGEGLVEADIVTWRVAVGDTVAVNDILLEIETSKSLVELPSPYAGTVTALLVAEGETADVGAPIIAIDDGAASAAPADAPSAASPTAERVVEPSDGMVGGGDGGRRVPNLVGYGPRTGESKRRPRKAAAADPAPQQAHDQLSGTFATDVPVSRRTDDRAALHAAAPASSTPVAPLPAPGPAAPEPLLRGGPVLAKPPVRKVAKDLGVDLTTVTGTGPGGVITRDDVTAAAAAAAAPAPLVAPPVAATRPQGEGDVRIPVRGVRRATAEAMVRSAFTAPHVTEWLTCDVSASMELLERLKSRREFRDVRISPLLLVTKAVCLALRRTPELNAFWDEPAGEIVQLGSVNLGIAAATPRGLVVPNIKGAQALGLLELAQAINALVATAREGRTQPAEMAGGSFTITNVGTFGVDAGTPILNPGESGILCFGQIARRPWVVGTGADERIEPRWVTTLAVSFDHRLADGAQGSTFLADVAQVLGDPGLGLLF; this is encoded by the coding sequence ATGGCGATCCGTGAGTTCCGGCTGCCCGATCCCGGGGAGGGCCTCGTCGAGGCCGACATCGTCACCTGGCGGGTGGCCGTCGGCGACACCGTCGCGGTGAACGACATCCTGCTGGAGATCGAGACCAGCAAGTCCCTCGTCGAGCTGCCCAGCCCCTACGCCGGGACGGTCACCGCGCTGCTGGTGGCCGAGGGTGAGACCGCCGACGTCGGCGCCCCGATCATCGCCATCGACGACGGGGCCGCGTCCGCCGCCCCGGCCGACGCGCCCTCGGCGGCGAGCCCGACGGCGGAGCGCGTCGTCGAGCCGAGCGACGGCATGGTCGGTGGCGGCGACGGTGGGCGGCGGGTGCCCAACCTCGTCGGCTACGGCCCCCGGACCGGGGAGAGCAAGCGGCGGCCGCGGAAGGCCGCCGCGGCCGACCCGGCGCCCCAGCAGGCGCACGACCAGCTGTCCGGCACCTTCGCGACGGACGTGCCGGTCTCCCGGCGCACCGACGACCGGGCCGCGCTGCACGCGGCCGCACCCGCCTCCTCGACCCCGGTCGCCCCGCTGCCCGCGCCCGGTCCGGCGGCCCCCGAGCCGCTGCTGCGCGGCGGGCCGGTGCTGGCCAAGCCGCCGGTGCGCAAGGTGGCCAAGGACCTCGGGGTCGACCTGACCACGGTCACCGGCACGGGTCCCGGGGGCGTCATCACCCGCGACGACGTGACGGCGGCCGCCGCGGCCGCGGCCGCGCCGGCACCGCTGGTCGCGCCCCCGGTGGCGGCGACGCGGCCGCAGGGCGAGGGCGACGTCCGGATCCCCGTGCGCGGGGTCCGCAGGGCGACGGCGGAGGCGATGGTCCGCTCGGCGTTCACCGCGCCCCACGTCACCGAGTGGCTCACCTGCGACGTCAGCGCCAGCATGGAGCTGCTCGAGCGGCTGAAGAGCCGCCGGGAGTTCCGGGACGTCCGGATCTCCCCGCTGCTGCTGGTGACCAAGGCCGTCTGCCTGGCCCTGCGCCGGACGCCGGAGCTGAACGCCTTCTGGGACGAGCCGGCCGGCGAGATCGTCCAGCTGGGCTCGGTCAACCTGGGCATCGCCGCGGCCACGCCCCGCGGCCTGGTGGTGCCGAACATCAAGGGCGCCCAGGCGCTGGGCCTGCTGGAGCTGGCGCAGGCGATCAACGCGCTGGTCGCCACCGCGCGCGAGGGCCGGACGCAGCCCGCCGAGATGGCGGGCGGCAGCTTCACCATCACCAACGTCGGCACCTTCGGCGTCGACGCCGGCACCCCGATCCTCAACCCCGGCGAGTCCGGCATCCTCTGCTTCGGCCAGATCGCCCGCCGCCCGTGGGTGGTGGGCACGGGCGCCGACGAGCGGATCGAGCCGCGCTGGGTGACCACCCTCGCCGTGTCGTTCGACCACCGGCTGGCCGACGGCGCCCAGGGCTCGACGTTCCTGGCCGACGTGGCCCAGGTCCTCGGCGACCCGGGGCTGGGACTGCTCTTCTAG